The Plectropomus leopardus isolate mb chromosome 22, YSFRI_Pleo_2.0, whole genome shotgun sequence genome includes a window with the following:
- the tcp11l2 gene encoding T-complex protein 11-like protein 2, with the protein MPLNDERPASTSSGEDQGSDVESSSERCDSMTSTSDLDCSRESFTSDCSSKHCTPSSSPPKTLTLDEVMESARDMSNLSIAHEIIVNRNFHLEPDTLPQGSLWKAVRDNLHKAFWDILESELNDDPPEYGQAIRLLEDIRETLLSFLNPGANRMRTQIMEVLDMDLIRQQADNDAVDIQGLASYIITTMGKICAPVRDEEIKKLRGSSENIVTLFREIFRVLDLMKVDIVNFTIDNLRPVLQRQSVEYERAKFQSILDKTPNALKHTTSWIKSTLEELSAITPKDNPGKGEQLVPGPFQVINAANLRILTWDYDKSQLPETWMTDETRLQEIQWQLQRCQAVNEVLLIIYNTVGGPIQGLPSLSDRLKRMISVLLDGMHRPDFNLEEALEGVSAQICCELNKSLTERNYPTLTPALQATLTGQICNITQEDNPIRTLVEDRVQQYFMALMCDPKPQVKLEQVPAGLTAIKPELALIGAKFVSLVNYNKVVYGPFYADIIRKLMFSSSPPAASPPQDTAQDSVTSK; encoded by the exons ATGCCTCTAAACGATGAGCGACCCGCCTCCACATCCAGCGGCGAGGACCAGGGCAGTGATGTGGAGTCGTCGTCGGAGCGCTGTGACAGCATGACGTCGACCAGCGACCTGGACTGTTCCCGCGAAAGCTTCACCAGCGACTGCTCCAGCAAACACTGTACACCCTCCT CAAGTCCACCCAAAACCTTAACCCTGGATGAAGTCATGGAGTCTGCCAGGGACATGTCCAATCTCAGCATCGCCCATGAGATCATTGTGAACCGCAACTTCCATCTGGAGCCAGACACCCTACCCCAGGGCAG tttatggAAGGCAGTTAGAGATAATCTCCACAAGGCCTTTTGGGACATCCTGGAGTCTGAGCTCAACGACGACCCGCCTGAGTATGGGCAAGCCATCAGATTACTGGAGGACATCAGAGAG ACTTTACTGTCATTCCTTAATCCGGGTGCCAATCGGATGCGGACCCAGATCATGGAAGTGCTGGACATGGACCTGATCCGTCAGCAGGCTGACAACGATGCTGTTGACATCCAGGGGCTTGCCTCGTACATTATCACCACCATGGGCAAGATTTGTGCCCCAGTTAGGGATGAAGAGATCAAGAAGCTCCGTGGAAGCTCAGAAAACATCGTGACACTAttcag GGAGATCTTCCGTGTGCTGGACCTGATGAAGGTGGACATAGTCAACTTCACAATCGATAATCTGAGGCCTGTGCTGCAGAGGCAGAGTGTTGAATATGAGAGGGCAAAGTTTCAGAGCATCCTTGACAAAACACCCA ATGCTCTGAAACACACCACCTCGTGGATCAAGTCAACACTGGAGGAGCTGTCGGCCATCACCCCCAAAGACAATCCAGGGAAAGGAGAGCAACTGGTGCCTGGGCCCTTTCAGGTCATCAACGCTGCAAACCTTCGCATCCTTACGTGGGACTACGATAAGAGCCAACTGCCTGAG ACGTGGATGACTGATGAGACCCGTCTGCAAGAGATTCAGTGGCAGCTCCAGCGGTGTCAGGCGGTGAACGAGGTGCTGCTCATTATCTACAACACGGTTGGAGGGCCCATCCAGGGTCTGCCCTCGCTGTCTGACCGCCTGAAGAGGATGATCAGTGTGCTGCTGGACGGGATGCACAGGCC GGACTTTAACCTAGAAGAGGCACTAGAGGGCGTCAGTGCTCAGATCTGCTGTGAGCTCAACAAGTCTTTAACAGAGAGAAACTACCCCACGCTGACCCCGGCGCTGCAGGCCACACTCACAGGCCAAATCTGCAATATCACTCAGGAGGACAATCCCATCCGCACTCTCGTTG AGGATCGCGTGCAGCAGTACTTCATGGCCCTCATGTGTGATCCTAAACCCCAGGTCAAACTTGAACAAGTACCAGCTGGCTTGACTGCTATCAAGCCCGAACTTGCACTGATAGGAGCAAAGTTCGTCTCCCTTGTTAACTACAACAAGGTTGTCTATGGACCTTTCTACGCGGATATCATCAGGAAGCTGATGTTCAGCAGCAGCCCACCAGCAGCGAGTCCTCCTCAGGACACTGCTCAGGACTCTGTCACctccaaataa
- the LOC121961113 gene encoding 4-galactosyl-N-acetylglucosaminide 3-alpha-L-fucosyltransferase 9-like — MSISACQWTTLRPIIFGSLIVLCFLGLLFTYYQPDIKFPNFGIYLEKGRQLCPAVLCAESAQTQNSTTAVDTGTDTIVLIWMWPFGSRHDLSCSIYNIERCHLTDDKTLYHKAHGVLFHHRDIHGNGENLPKEPRPYFQKWVWWNMESPANSGQMSNLNHLFNLTCNYRLDSNIPVPYGYLVPVTPQDKSFKLPAKDKLVCWIVSNWNVRYQRVQFYNELKKHVNIHAYGNAFGQRISNEDYSKIVSSCKFYLSFENSVYKDYITEKLYSPMMRGSVPVVLGPSRQNYEDHIPADSFIHINDFSTPKELAERLLYLDKNHSEYMKYFDWTSRYKVKSAWFGKEHACKTCKYLQNHRGYQAFHGLNKWYWG, encoded by the coding sequence ATGAGCATCTCCGCCTGCCAGTGGACTACTCTGCGCCCGATCATCTTCGGCAGCCTaatagttttgtgttttctgggtCTTCTCTTCACATACTACCAGCCTGATATCAAGTTCCCTAATTTTGGCATTTACCTAGAAAAAGGTCGTCAACTCTGTCCAGCAGTTCTGTGTGCAGAGAGCGCACAGACCCAGAACTCAACCACTGCAGTGGACACTGGGACTGACACCATTGTTTTGATCTGGATGTGGCCATTTGGTTCCAGACATGACCTCAGCTGCAGTATTTACAATATTGAAAGATGCCACTTGACAGACGACAAGACTCTTTACCATAAAGCCCACGGGGTTCTCTTCCACCACAGGGACATACATGGAAATGGGGAAAACTTGCCAAAAGAGCCACGTCCTTATTTCCAGAAGTGGGTGTGGTGGAATATGGAGTCCCCTGCAAACTCAGGTCAAATGTCCAATCTTAATCACTTATTCAACTTGACATGCAATTATCGTCTTGATTCAAATATTCCAGTGCCTTACGGGTATCTGGTTCCAGTGACTCCTCAAGATAAGAGTTTCAAACTGCCAGCGAAGGACAAGCTGGTGTGTTGGATTGTGAGCAACTGGAATGTACGATATCAGAGAGTTCAGTTCTACAATGAACTGAAGAAACACGTCAACATTCATGCCTATGGAAATGCCTTTGGCCAACGCATCAGTAACGAAGACTATTCGAAGATAGTTTCTAGTTGTAAATTCTACCTCTCCTTTGAAAACTCTGTCTACAAAGACTATATCACAGAGAAATTATACAGTCCTATGATGAGGGGAAGTGTACCAGTAGTTCTGGGCCCTTCAAGACAAAATTATGAGGATCATATCCCAGCTGACTCTTTCATTCACATCAATGACTTTTCTACTCCAAAGGAGCTGGCAGAGAGGCTACTCTACCTAGACAAAAATCATTCTGAGTATATGAAATACTTTGATTGGACAAGTAGGTATAAAGTTAAATCTGCTTGGTTCGGAAAAGAACATGCTTGCAAAACTTGTAAATACTTACAAAACCACAGAGGGTACCAAGCTTTTCATGGCCTCAACAAATGGTACTGGGGTTAA
- the depdc4 gene encoding DEP domain-containing protein 4 codes for MPTSHVELAMALDLTPRFRRLNSQTRSFRENIQHGFSGPFGATQLWHNIIQALQTQVEVRRCRRHLRLHAECFTGSDAVDAVLSYLMQNVVFCTSEVSRLKAARLCQALMEAKVFEPVGTKLFCRDKEVTFEDSSCSLYRFLEYKVEHSSPMKECSSDTENMVPEEQGLKRKKSSRRLNELRTISNPLAVGPSDRRVERLLRTINLRPTLSTALNTTPTTSTFLSKTVVDEVWKQQTLLQLLQIVELPMLDCILTSPASVQLQACRAPVAAQDLVISNTCLERELPDTLNLPHLDEWLSAAADCLELFPDQLIVVAGEQLNQKSVDTFSEEDQAEQTANQKRLLFDTIAKYYNGQERAPLLSGRHLDIHAAILNLLDEGKLQDAIRASQLCFRLLETSVRDELRRLLAFMATAAHPDSCRLQKQIDNRAAVCRSFQRAIIQNHELTRSQSETLVLFLVDNCTELFKTPTSLIEAVRRTLRTMQQGKDPDSTATFTFCQQVTPQEYEDQREAATLVSLKQLLHDISSSKTISVKERRRLLKEFEKHHPVVFLQHLSSTF; via the exons ATGCCTACGTCACACGTAGAGCTCGCGATGGCGCTTGATTTGACTCCCCGTTTCAGAAGGTTGAACAGCCAAACGAGAAGTTTTCGCGAAAATATACAACATG GTTTCTCGGGGCCCTTCGGTGCCACCCAGTTGTGGCACAACATCATCCAGGCCCTGCAGACCCAGGTGGAAGTGCGCCGCTGTCGAAGGCATCTTCGCCTTCATGCTGAATGTTTTACAGGCTCAGACGCAGTGGACGCCGTCCTCAGTTACTTGATGCAGAATGTGGTGTTTTGCACGAGCGAAGTGTCTCGCCTCAAAGCTGCTCGACTGTGCCAGGCTCTGATGGAGGCCAAGGTGTTCGAACCTGTCGGTACGAAGCTGTTTTGCAGAGACAAGGAGGTGACCTTTGaggacagcagctgcagcctgtACCGTTTTCTGGAGTATAAAGTGGAACACAGTTCTCCAATGAAGGAGTGCAGTAGTGACACAGAGAACATGGTGCCAGAGGAACAGGGGctaaagaggaagaagagctCCAG GAGGCTGAATGAACTGAGGACGATCTCTAATCCTCTTGCTGTTGGACCGTCAGACAGGAGGGTCGAGAGGCTGCTGAGGACCATCAACCTGCGACCAACTTTGTCTACAGCTTTAAACACAACCCCCACTACCTCTACCTTTCTGTCCAAAACTG TGGTGGATGAGGTTTGGAAGCAGCAgacgctgctgcagctgctgcagatagTAGAGTTGCCTATGCTGGACTGCATCTTGACCTCTCCAGCCAGCGTTCAGCTCCAGGCCTGCAGAGCTCCTGTGGCCGCTCAGGACCTGGTCATCTCTAACACATGCCTGGAGAGAGAGCTGCCCGACACCCTTAATCTGCCCCA CTTGGATGAGTGGCTGTCGGCAGCCGCAGACTGCTTGGAGCTCTTTCCCGACCAGCTGATTGTGGTGGCAGGGGAGCAGCTCAACCAAAAAAGCGTTGACACCTTTTCAGAAGAGGACCAGGCAGAGCAGACGGCAAACCAAAAGAGGCTGCTTTTTGACACCATCGCCAAATACTACAATGGACAAGAGAGAGCGCCGCTTCTATCAGGGCGCCACCTTGACATACACGCTGCTATTCTGAATTTGCTGG ATGAAGGAAAGCTGCAGGATGCCATCAGAGCATCTCAGTTGTGTTTTCGACTGCTGGAGACAAGCGTGAGAGATGAACTGAGGAGACTGCTGGCCTTTATGGCAACAGCAGCTCACCCAGATTCTTGCCGTCTTCAGAAACAG ATTGATAACAGGGCCGCAGTCTGCCGCTCTTTTCAAAGAGCGATTATCCAGAATCATGAACTGACTCGATCCCAAAGTGAAACCCTGGTGCTGTTCCTCGTGGACAATTGCACTGAGCTCTTCAAG ACTCCGACATCCCTGATTGAAGCTGTGAGGAGAACACTGAGGACTATGCAGCAGGGAAAAGACCCAGACTCAACTGCCA CGTTCACCTTCTGCCAGCAGGTGACGCCACAGGAGTACGAGGATCAGCGAGAGGCTGCCACCCTAGTGAGCCTCAAACAGCTTCTTCATGACATCTCCTCCAGCAAAACCATATCTGTCAAAGAGCGGAGGAGGCTGCTCAAAgagtttgaaaaacatcaccCCGTGGTCTTCCTCCAGCATTTATCCAGCACCTTCTGA